Proteins from a genomic interval of Microbacterium esteraromaticum:
- a CDS encoding DUF4395 domain-containing protein, producing the protein MTSDPSGIRADAPRIGRFVPGYATAVIDERAVRAGAGILFLLGGVSFAAAYFTGRVEIMQPFGMLFLIDMLLRVTAGDRWSPSLALGRLAVRGQRPEWVGAPQKAFAWWLGFGLAAISCASMGVFAAPLWLTLALCSICLTLLFLETAFGICVGCALQARFGRTPPQYCPGDSCVVEQPTPTS; encoded by the coding sequence GTGACATCCGACCCCTCCGGCATTCGCGCCGACGCGCCGAGGATCGGCCGCTTCGTCCCCGGCTACGCAACCGCCGTCATCGACGAGCGTGCCGTGCGCGCCGGCGCCGGCATCCTCTTCCTGCTCGGTGGTGTCTCCTTCGCGGCGGCGTACTTCACCGGTCGCGTCGAGATCATGCAACCGTTCGGCATGCTCTTTCTGATCGACATGCTGCTGCGTGTGACAGCCGGAGACCGGTGGTCACCGTCGCTCGCGCTCGGTCGTCTCGCTGTCCGAGGGCAGCGTCCGGAGTGGGTTGGCGCACCGCAGAAGGCATTCGCATGGTGGCTCGGCTTCGGTCTTGCGGCCATTTCGTGCGCCAGCATGGGGGTGTTCGCCGCGCCGTTGTGGCTCACACTGGCGTTGTGCAGCATCTGCCTGACGCTCCTGTTCCTGGAGACCGCCTTCGGCATCTGCGTCGGCTGCGCCCTGCAGGCGCGATTCGGCCGTACGCCACCGCAGTACTGTCCCGGCGACAGCTGCGTCGTCGAACAACCCACCCCCACTTCT
- a CDS encoding sulfite exporter TauE/SafE family protein translates to MEPHLIIIALALAALVGVSLGLLGGGGSILTVPILTYVLGMEPREAIASSLFIVGATSAVSMISHARAGRVRWKTGALFGVAGMAGAFVGGLIGGFIPGVVLMVLFAIMMIVTAIAMIRGRKSAGDAASAPTHGRATIRILIDGLLVGVATGLVGAGGGFLVVPALNLLGGLPMAVAVGTSLLVIAMKSFAGLGGYLLSVPVQWPIVLGFTATAIAGSFVGVALAGRLPERALRRGFGIFVLAMGAFVLTQELPPLLTTLTT, encoded by the coding sequence GTGGAACCCCATCTGATCATCATCGCTCTCGCGCTTGCCGCGCTGGTGGGCGTCTCGCTCGGGCTTCTCGGCGGCGGAGGGTCGATCCTCACCGTTCCGATTCTCACCTACGTACTGGGGATGGAACCGCGAGAGGCGATCGCCTCGTCGCTGTTCATCGTCGGTGCGACCAGCGCGGTGAGCATGATCAGTCATGCGCGCGCCGGGCGAGTGCGCTGGAAGACCGGCGCACTCTTCGGCGTGGCCGGTATGGCCGGCGCCTTCGTCGGCGGGCTCATCGGCGGGTTCATCCCTGGTGTGGTGCTCATGGTGCTCTTCGCGATCATGATGATCGTCACCGCCATCGCCATGATCCGCGGACGCAAGTCCGCGGGCGACGCGGCATCGGCACCCACACACGGCCGGGCGACGATCCGCATCCTCATCGACGGACTTCTCGTCGGCGTCGCGACGGGTCTGGTCGGCGCCGGCGGGGGATTCCTCGTCGTGCCCGCGTTGAATCTGCTCGGCGGCCTGCCCATGGCCGTCGCCGTCGGTACCTCGCTGCTCGTGATCGCCATGAAGTCGTTCGCGGGGCTCGGTGGATACCTGCTCTCGGTTCCCGTGCAGTGGCCCATCGTGCTCGGATTCACCGCAACGGCGATCGCCGGATCGTTCGTCGGCGTCGCCCTCGCCGGACGCCTCCCCGAGCGGGCACTCCGCCGCGGGTTCGGCATCTTCGTGCTGGCGATGGGCGCGTTCGTACTGACCCAAGAACTGCCCCCACTCCTGACGACCCTGACCACCTGA
- a CDS encoding rhodanese-like domain-containing protein, translating into MLLERIYDEDLAQASYVIGCQAKGEAIVVDPRRDLDVYLDLAAKNGMKIVAVTETHIHADYLSGTRELAAATGATMYVSDEGGPDWTYSDAFVGAVRMKHGHRIALGNITVEAVHTPGHTPEHLSFLVTDGAQSSDPGFMLTGDFVFVGDLGRPDLLDEAAGFVDTRFAGAKDLFASLRDRFLTLPDYVQVLPAHGSGSACGKALGAIASTTVGYERNFSWWSRYLKNDDEQGFIDELLNGQPDAHAYFARMKQQNKIGPAVIGDEPELIEYTSERLGAELADDSVIFVDTRHNGQVHEGTVEGALNIPGVQKAASYGAWVYDPETEQRPLVLLAASRDEAEQMRDHLIRVGIDAVRGFITSLDGLDLVVPKLVQPEDLDGFEHVLLLDVRNKTEFAAGHLPGAAQLSGGRVLWNLDQLPAADAGTIVTYCQSGVRNSVAASALRRKGYDIAELDGSYNAWVQMSGALPVAA; encoded by the coding sequence ATGCTTCTGGAACGCATCTACGATGAGGACCTCGCGCAGGCGAGCTACGTCATCGGCTGCCAGGCGAAGGGCGAGGCGATCGTCGTCGACCCCCGCCGCGACCTCGACGTCTACCTGGATCTTGCCGCGAAGAACGGTATGAAGATCGTCGCCGTCACCGAGACCCACATCCACGCGGATTACCTCTCGGGCACCCGCGAGCTCGCCGCCGCCACCGGCGCGACGATGTACGTCTCCGACGAGGGTGGTCCCGACTGGACGTACTCGGATGCCTTCGTCGGCGCCGTGCGGATGAAGCACGGTCACCGCATCGCACTCGGCAACATCACCGTCGAGGCGGTTCACACCCCCGGACACACCCCCGAGCACCTGTCGTTCCTCGTCACCGATGGCGCGCAGTCGAGCGATCCCGGGTTCATGCTCACCGGAGACTTCGTGTTCGTCGGTGATCTCGGACGCCCCGACCTGCTCGATGAGGCCGCCGGCTTCGTCGACACCCGTTTCGCCGGGGCCAAGGATCTGTTCGCCAGCCTGCGCGACCGGTTCCTCACCCTGCCCGATTACGTGCAGGTGCTTCCCGCCCACGGTTCCGGATCGGCCTGCGGCAAGGCGCTGGGCGCGATCGCATCGACCACGGTCGGCTACGAGCGCAACTTCTCGTGGTGGTCCCGCTATCTGAAGAACGATGATGAGCAGGGCTTCATCGATGAGTTGCTCAACGGCCAGCCCGACGCTCACGCGTACTTCGCTCGGATGAAGCAGCAGAACAAGATCGGCCCCGCAGTGATCGGCGACGAGCCCGAACTCATCGAGTACACCAGCGAGCGGCTGGGGGCAGAACTCGCCGATGACAGTGTCATCTTCGTCGACACCCGCCACAACGGCCAGGTGCACGAGGGAACGGTCGAGGGCGCCCTCAACATCCCGGGCGTTCAGAAGGCCGCCAGCTACGGCGCGTGGGTGTACGACCCCGAGACAGAGCAGCGTCCGCTGGTGCTGCTCGCCGCGAGTCGCGATGAGGCCGAGCAGATGCGCGATCACCTGATCCGCGTCGGCATTGACGCTGTGCGGGGCTTCATCACCTCTCTGGACGGACTCGACCTGGTCGTACCCAAGCTCGTCCAACCCGAGGACCTCGACGGATTCGAGCATGTCCTGCTGCTCGACGTGCGCAACAAGACCGAGTTCGCTGCCGGACACCTGCCGGGCGCCGCACAGCTCTCGGGCGGCCGTGTGCTGTGGAACCTGGACCAACTGCCGGCTGCGGACGCCGGCACGATCGTCACCTACTGCCAGAGTGGCGTGCGCAACAGCGTCGCCGCCAGTGCACTGCGCCGCAAGGGCTACGACATCGCCGAGCTCGACGGCAGCTACAACGCCTGGGTGCAGATGTCGGGCGCCCTGCCCGTCGCCGCCTGA
- a CDS encoding TetR/AcrR family transcriptional regulator codes for MSAQTRRRPGRPRIEEHDGRILHGALALIDAGKEVTVNAVVEASGVSRAALYRRWGRLTDLVAAALDHGRSSVIDIRLEGDLRQNIIDAYFRSPRDIFSAQYSDRRFRMRMHLVMADRELQRTYWRSHVTHRRVGIERALRHGVEQGVLRPDLDIDSSIDLINGVFYYQGFVRGVPLGDADALGRCRSAFETAWRGMLA; via the coding sequence ATGTCTGCGCAGACGCGCCGGCGCCCAGGGCGGCCGCGCATCGAAGAGCACGACGGGAGGATCCTCCACGGGGCCCTCGCGCTGATCGACGCGGGGAAGGAAGTCACCGTGAACGCCGTCGTCGAGGCCAGCGGAGTCTCGCGCGCGGCGCTCTACCGCCGATGGGGGAGGCTGACCGATCTCGTGGCGGCGGCACTGGACCACGGCAGAAGCAGCGTGATTGATATTCGTCTTGAGGGCGATCTGAGGCAGAACATCATTGATGCCTACTTCAGGAGCCCCCGGGACATCTTCAGCGCGCAGTACTCCGATCGCCGATTTCGCATGCGCATGCACCTGGTGATGGCCGATCGCGAGCTGCAGCGCACGTACTGGCGGTCGCATGTGACTCACCGCAGGGTCGGCATCGAGCGCGCGCTCCGGCACGGCGTGGAGCAAGGGGTGCTGCGCCCGGATCTGGACATCGACTCCAGCATCGACCTGATCAACGGTGTCTTCTACTACCAGGGCTTCGTGCGGGGCGTGCCATTGGGTGATGCTGATGCGCTCGGGCGGTGCCGGAGCGCCTTTGAGACAGCCTGGCGGGGGATGCTGGCGTAG
- a CDS encoding tyrosine-protein phosphatase, which translates to MTPLTPVSPPLSAPVNLRELRGIAIEGGRVRPGFALRADDLSYITDHDARVLVRDGLSAVIDLRSNVEARLTGRGPLADLPVTYHHISLLTQEATDAAFGGTPGAGYRERYVPMYVSLFEGSAPLLVQALSVIVAAPGSVAFHCSAGKDRTGVLAAALLLTLGASDDEICADYGRTGPNVPAVMERTQPILGPMMQAMGIPMDAAALAAADAGFHPDAMRGTLDALRARHGGDALAPLRRAGLSDDRVAALRAKALRG; encoded by the coding sequence ATGACTCCGCTCACCCCTGTCTCGCCTCCCCTGAGCGCACCGGTCAACCTCCGCGAACTGCGCGGTATCGCGATCGAGGGGGGCCGGGTGCGCCCCGGGTTCGCTCTTCGTGCCGACGACCTGTCGTACATCACCGACCACGATGCGCGAGTGCTCGTTCGGGACGGCCTGTCGGCGGTCATCGACCTGCGCTCGAATGTCGAGGCGCGTTTGACGGGCCGCGGGCCGCTGGCCGATCTGCCGGTCACCTATCACCACATCTCGCTGCTCACACAGGAAGCGACGGATGCCGCCTTCGGGGGCACACCCGGCGCGGGGTATCGCGAGCGCTACGTTCCCATGTACGTGTCTCTGTTCGAAGGATCGGCGCCGCTGCTCGTGCAAGCCCTCTCAGTCATTGTTGCGGCGCCCGGCTCGGTCGCGTTTCACTGCTCGGCGGGTAAAGACCGGACGGGGGTGCTCGCTGCTGCACTGCTCCTGACGCTTGGCGCCTCCGATGACGAGATCTGCGCAGACTACGGTCGCACGGGACCGAATGTGCCCGCGGTCATGGAACGCACGCAGCCGATCCTGGGTCCGATGATGCAGGCGATGGGGATTCCGATGGATGCCGCAGCCCTCGCTGCGGCCGATGCGGGCTTCCATCCGGACGCGATGCGGGGCACGCTCGACGCGCTGCGCGCCCGGCATGGGGGTGACGCTCTCGCTCCACTGCGACGTGCGGGACTGAGCGACGATCGAGTCGCGGCGCTGCGTGCAAAGGCACTGCGCGGATGA
- the phnE gene encoding phosphonate ABC transporter, permease protein PhnE — MTRRGTSADGTTAAAPRRKTSPALDPRERERLERAFRIPRARFVVGAIIGVAVFVWAANGGRFNVVKLGEGAVNMGEFLLRLFPPDFSQFDLIVSLLIETLQMAVVGTVLGTVLALLIAFGAASNIAPPWLYYPCRWLMNIIRALPDLVIALMFVSAVGLGPFAGILAMTVGSIGSIGKVFAEAMEAVDRGPITAMHSVGASKRQIVQYGVLPQAMPLLASYTLLLFEGNIRGATILGLVGAGGIGLELTTAMNMYDYGHLSAMVICIIVLVTVIDQVSAIIRKKIT; from the coding sequence ATGACCAGGCGTGGTACGTCTGCAGACGGTACGACCGCGGCGGCACCCCGCCGCAAGACGTCGCCGGCGCTCGACCCGCGCGAGCGCGAACGCCTCGAGAGAGCCTTCCGCATTCCGCGCGCACGATTCGTGGTCGGCGCGATCATCGGTGTGGCCGTCTTCGTCTGGGCGGCCAACGGTGGGCGCTTCAACGTCGTCAAGCTGGGGGAGGGCGCTGTCAATATGGGCGAGTTCCTGCTTCGCCTGTTCCCACCCGACTTCTCGCAGTTCGACCTGATCGTCTCGTTGCTCATCGAGACACTCCAGATGGCCGTGGTCGGTACGGTACTGGGCACAGTGCTCGCTCTGCTCATCGCCTTCGGTGCGGCGAGCAACATCGCCCCTCCCTGGCTGTACTACCCGTGTCGCTGGCTCATGAACATCATCCGCGCTCTGCCAGATCTCGTCATCGCGCTGATGTTCGTCTCCGCCGTCGGGCTGGGCCCGTTCGCCGGCATCCTCGCGATGACCGTCGGCTCGATCGGTTCGATAGGCAAGGTGTTCGCCGAAGCGATGGAGGCGGTCGATCGTGGCCCGATCACCGCCATGCACTCCGTCGGCGCATCGAAGCGTCAGATCGTTCAGTACGGCGTCCTCCCGCAGGCCATGCCGCTGCTCGCGAGCTACACCCTGCTGTTGTTCGAAGGGAACATCCGGGGCGCAACGATCCTCGGCCTCGTCGGTGCCGGGGGTATTGGCCTCGAGCTGACTACAGCCATGAACATGTACGACTACGGCCACCTGTCGGCGATGGTGATCTGCATCATCGTGCTTGTCACTGTCATCGACCAGGTCAGCGCCATCATCCGAAAGAAGATCACATGA
- the phnC gene encoding phosphonate ABC transporter ATP-binding protein: MTVLMNPPDASREAVGVQRAVSVRGLRVRYGSDGPFVLDGVDLDLNPGEMVGVLGASGSGKSTLMKAITGFAPVTGGTVWVNGRDVSALRGRRLRALRSDVGQVFQQFNLIGRLSVLTNVLAGALHAAGPLNLLGTFSQEDRRRALELLDRVGIAHKANDEARSLSGGQQQRVAIARALMQRPSVILADEPVASLDPRMSDTVLELLRSIAHQEQIPVLVSLHVLPLAMAHSDRIVGLRHGEIVVAGTTTELTTEELTVVYETDDEEATA, encoded by the coding sequence ATGACTGTGCTCATGAACCCTCCTGACGCGAGTCGCGAAGCGGTCGGTGTGCAACGAGCCGTATCGGTCCGCGGGCTGCGTGTGCGGTATGGCTCCGATGGCCCATTCGTTCTCGACGGCGTCGACCTCGACCTGAATCCCGGCGAGATGGTCGGAGTTCTCGGCGCCTCGGGCTCCGGCAAGTCCACCCTCATGAAGGCCATCACAGGGTTTGCTCCGGTCACCGGAGGGACGGTGTGGGTGAACGGACGCGACGTATCAGCCCTGCGCGGCCGACGTCTGCGGGCATTGCGCTCCGACGTCGGGCAGGTCTTTCAGCAGTTCAACCTGATCGGCCGGCTCTCAGTGCTCACCAACGTGCTGGCCGGCGCGCTCCACGCTGCCGGCCCGCTGAACCTGTTGGGCACCTTCAGCCAGGAAGACCGTCGACGCGCGCTCGAGCTGCTCGACCGAGTCGGCATTGCGCACAAGGCCAACGACGAGGCGAGATCGCTGTCGGGCGGTCAGCAGCAGCGCGTCGCGATCGCTCGTGCGCTGATGCAGCGCCCAAGCGTGATTCTCGCCGACGAACCGGTCGCGTCTCTCGATCCCCGCATGAGCGACACGGTGCTCGAACTGCTGCGATCCATCGCGCACCAAGAGCAGATCCCGGTGCTGGTGAGCCTGCACGTGCTGCCGTTGGCCATGGCGCACTCCGACCGCATCGTGGGGCTTCGTCACGGCGAAATCGTCGTCGCCGGAACGACCACAGAGCTGACGACCGAGGAACTCACGGTGGTCTACGAGACCGACGACGAGGAGGCGACCGCATGA
- a CDS encoding PhnD/SsuA/transferrin family substrate-binding protein: MRSRTSRALGTLAIGVVALTGCSGGASAEGASDPAPSTIRMVTLPLVDDPNAVTPVDALKNLLGEATGLDVEITDVPSYSAAIEAVRAGHSDIVMASGFPAALAVNTGEVDPLVAWPGADDPVSTCLVLDDSELHDLNDITVDTVVVFADPASSSGYFMPVHMLDAAGLTKDEDYTSMMSGGHDRSLLALQQGQADVACTSTLFPPMAGQGSPLFPFEVGETRSIGESIPMPVAMTLLGSQSMAPEKRAALLDAIPVVYDLDNADELGLYAEGIPEGIEPIVEPATDLFQPFVDIAAVAGVDISDLD; encoded by the coding sequence ATGCGCTCTCGCACCTCACGCGCTCTCGGTACGCTCGCCATTGGCGTCGTCGCTCTCACCGGCTGCTCCGGTGGGGCATCCGCCGAAGGGGCCTCCGATCCGGCGCCCAGCACCATACGCATGGTGACGCTACCGCTCGTGGACGATCCGAACGCGGTCACCCCCGTGGATGCTTTGAAGAACCTCCTGGGTGAGGCGACTGGCCTCGATGTCGAGATCACCGACGTGCCGAGTTACTCCGCCGCGATCGAGGCGGTGCGCGCCGGGCACTCCGACATCGTGATGGCCAGCGGATTTCCGGCAGCACTCGCGGTCAACACCGGAGAAGTCGATCCGCTGGTCGCGTGGCCGGGCGCAGACGACCCGGTATCGACCTGCCTCGTGCTGGATGATTCCGAGTTGCACGACCTCAACGACATCACCGTCGACACTGTCGTCGTCTTCGCTGATCCCGCATCCAGCTCGGGCTACTTCATGCCTGTGCACATGCTGGACGCAGCCGGACTGACGAAGGACGAGGATTACACGTCGATGATGTCGGGCGGTCACGACCGCAGTCTGCTCGCGCTTCAGCAGGGACAGGCCGATGTCGCCTGCACGTCGACGCTCTTTCCGCCGATGGCGGGGCAAGGCTCGCCACTCTTTCCGTTCGAGGTCGGCGAGACGCGCTCTATCGGCGAGAGCATCCCCATGCCGGTGGCGATGACCCTCCTCGGCAGTCAGAGTATGGCGCCGGAGAAGAGGGCGGCTCTGCTGGACGCCATCCCCGTGGTCTACGACCTGGACAATGCCGATGAGCTCGGCCTGTACGCGGAAGGCATCCCCGAGGGCATCGAGCCGATCGTCGAGCCCGCGACCGACCTGTTCCAGCCCTTCGTCGACATCGCCGCAGTCGCGGGCGTCGACATCTCCGATCTCGACTGA
- a CDS encoding YceI family protein — translation MIEHAKVNGDWEIDPAHTRIGFSAKHAMVTTVRGAFNDITGHLHVDTEQPEKSWAKVSMEVASIDTRSAQRDEHLRSADFFDAEKWPQITFVSTQIEEVDDRAFGVTGELTIRDVTRQVMIPLALTGIETGAYGELRAGFEGSRRLNRRDFGLEWNTPLDSGGVLVSEKITLEFEISAVKTQPEQSDEGGQGD, via the coding sequence GTGATCGAACACGCGAAGGTGAACGGCGATTGGGAGATCGACCCGGCTCACACCCGCATCGGATTCTCGGCCAAGCACGCGATGGTCACGACCGTTCGCGGGGCGTTCAACGACATCACCGGTCACCTGCATGTCGACACCGAGCAGCCCGAGAAGTCCTGGGCGAAGGTCAGCATGGAGGTCGCCAGCATCGACACCCGCAGCGCTCAGCGCGACGAGCACCTGCGCAGCGCCGACTTCTTCGACGCCGAGAAGTGGCCGCAGATCACGTTCGTGAGCACGCAGATCGAAGAGGTCGACGATCGCGCCTTCGGCGTCACGGGAGAGCTCACCATCCGTGACGTCACGCGTCAGGTGATGATCCCCCTGGCCCTGACCGGCATTGAGACAGGGGCGTACGGCGAGTTGCGGGCCGGCTTCGAGGGAAGTCGGCGTCTGAATCGCAGGGACTTCGGCCTGGAGTGGAACACCCCGCTCGACTCGGGTGGCGTGCTGGTCTCAGAGAAGATCACGCTCGAGTTCGAGATCTCCGCGGTGAAGACGCAGCCCGAGCAGTCCGACGAGGGTGGTCAGGGCGACTGA
- a CDS encoding type II toxin-antitoxin system PemK/MazF family toxin codes for MPGAETVQVDPERVDDVAVGYSPSRNDAPDSGEIIWTWVPYEENDGRGKDRPVLVIGRHTADRVYAVRMTSKPHDRDRDYLPIGSGAWDVRGRESWVDIEQLYSVHHDGMRREAAVLDAQRYARVARALIARYGWARE; via the coding sequence ATGCCCGGTGCCGAGACCGTGCAGGTCGATCCGGAACGGGTCGATGACGTCGCGGTCGGCTACTCACCGTCCCGCAATGACGCGCCGGACTCGGGTGAGATCATCTGGACCTGGGTGCCGTACGAGGAGAACGACGGCCGCGGCAAGGACCGCCCCGTTCTTGTGATCGGGCGGCACACGGCCGATCGAGTCTACGCCGTGCGGATGACCAGCAAGCCGCATGACCGCGATCGTGACTACCTGCCGATCGGCTCGGGAGCGTGGGATGTGCGCGGGCGTGAGTCCTGGGTGGACATCGAGCAGCTGTACAGCGTGCACCACGACGGCATGCGCCGCGAGGCGGCGGTGCTTGACGCTCAGCGCTACGCGCGTGTGGCGCGTGCGCTGATCGCACGCTATGGCTGGGCGCGTGAGTAG
- a CDS encoding ammonium transporter, producing the protein MDAAGNISWAITATALVLLMTPGVAFFYGGLVKAKSVISMMMMSFGAIGLIAVLWVLYGFSMSAVSDPMQFAGNPFADFGLVDTAAGDGANVALLSVAYGATFAIITVALISGAIADRARFGPWLIFVGLFGTLGYFPIAAWVWGGGWIMNLGTALFGEESGIAVIDYAGGTAVHINAGAAALALALVLGKRIGFAKGIQRPHNVPLTLLGAALLWFGWFGFNAGAEWLADDMGKVGLIGINTLGAAAAGILGWILIERIKDGKPTSVGAVSGLVAGLVAITPACANLTPGWALLLGALAGVACALAVDLKYRWGFDDSLDVVGLHLVGGLLGTVYLGFFATDQGLFTGGDWRLLAVQVIAAGGVLVYSFVVALVIGLAIEKTIGFRVTSEDEVAGVDQVVHGEAGYALVE; encoded by the coding sequence ATGGATGCTGCGGGCAACATCTCCTGGGCGATCACAGCCACTGCACTGGTGCTGCTGATGACACCGGGAGTGGCATTCTTCTATGGCGGACTGGTCAAGGCCAAGAGCGTCATCAGCATGATGATGATGAGCTTCGGCGCGATCGGTCTGATCGCGGTGCTCTGGGTGCTGTACGGGTTCTCGATGAGCGCGGTGTCAGACCCGATGCAGTTCGCGGGCAATCCTTTCGCCGACTTCGGCTTGGTGGACACCGCCGCGGGGGACGGCGCGAACGTGGCGCTGCTGAGCGTGGCTTACGGCGCCACGTTCGCGATCATCACCGTCGCGCTGATCTCGGGCGCGATCGCGGATCGGGCGAGGTTCGGTCCGTGGTTGATCTTCGTCGGCCTGTTCGGCACACTCGGGTACTTCCCGATCGCCGCATGGGTGTGGGGCGGTGGCTGGATCATGAACCTCGGAACGGCGCTGTTCGGTGAGGAGAGCGGCATCGCCGTGATCGACTACGCCGGTGGCACCGCGGTGCACATCAACGCGGGAGCCGCCGCTCTCGCGCTGGCGCTCGTGCTGGGCAAGCGGATCGGCTTCGCCAAGGGCATCCAGCGTCCGCACAACGTGCCGCTGACGCTGCTGGGGGCGGCGTTGCTGTGGTTCGGCTGGTTCGGGTTCAACGCCGGTGCGGAGTGGCTGGCCGACGACATGGGCAAGGTGGGTCTGATCGGGATCAACACCCTGGGGGCGGCGGCCGCGGGCATCCTCGGCTGGATCCTGATCGAGCGCATCAAGGACGGCAAGCCGACGTCGGTCGGCGCGGTGTCGGGCCTCGTGGCCGGTCTTGTCGCGATCACGCCGGCCTGCGCGAACCTCACGCCCGGTTGGGCGCTGCTGCTGGGAGCACTCGCGGGAGTCGCCTGCGCTCTCGCGGTGGACCTGAAGTACCGCTGGGGCTTCGATGACTCGCTCGACGTCGTGGGTCTGCACCTGGTGGGAGGTCTGCTGGGTACGGTGTACCTCGGCTTCTTCGCGACCGACCAGGGGCTGTTCACCGGTGGGGACTGGCGGTTGCTCGCGGTGCAGGTGATCGCGGCCGGGGGAGTGCTGGTGTACTCGTTCGTGGTGGCCCTCGTGATCGGCTTGGCGATCGAGAAGACGATCGGGTTCCGGGTGACCAGCGAGGATGAGGTCGCGGGCGTCGACCAGGTCGTGCACGGCGAGGCGGGCTACGCGCTGGTCGAGTAG
- the zapE gene encoding cell division protein ZapE, which produces MTQQIGTGVVHLTERTPVVTGDEMLASLVPPPQFDGATFESYRADEAYPSQDEAKRTLMRFAGGGEPVKKAGLFRRAPKVEPMKPGVYLDGGFGVGKTHLLASVYHAMPARRKYFGSFIEYTALVGALGYKNTVDLLRGADLLCIDEFELDDPGDTMVMTRLLGELVASGTRLAATSNTPPNALGEGRFAAQDFLREIHAMSEAFQTLRIDGVDYRQRAIDGTAVVLDDAGYAATIARGATGGTASDDDFSDAIRHLAQVHPSRYIRLIDNVDVVGLRDVRVLSDQSEALRFVAFVDRVYDAQLPIAATGVSLDAVFADEMLSGGYRKKYLRAISRLNALTHSLPDAA; this is translated from the coding sequence ATGACCCAGCAGATCGGCACGGGTGTCGTGCATCTCACCGAACGCACACCCGTCGTGACCGGAGACGAGATGCTGGCCAGTCTTGTTCCGCCCCCGCAGTTCGACGGTGCGACCTTCGAGAGCTACCGCGCGGACGAGGCCTACCCGTCACAGGACGAGGCGAAGCGCACGCTGATGCGCTTCGCCGGTGGGGGAGAGCCCGTGAAGAAGGCCGGGCTGTTCCGGCGCGCACCGAAGGTCGAGCCCATGAAGCCGGGCGTCTACCTGGACGGCGGGTTCGGCGTCGGCAAGACCCACCTGTTGGCGTCGGTCTATCACGCGATGCCGGCACGGCGGAAGTATTTCGGGTCGTTCATCGAATACACCGCGCTGGTCGGAGCTCTCGGCTACAAGAACACCGTCGATCTGCTGCGCGGGGCCGACCTGCTCTGCATCGACGAGTTCGAGCTCGACGACCCGGGCGACACCATGGTCATGACCCGACTGCTGGGCGAGTTGGTGGCATCCGGAACCCGCCTCGCCGCCACCTCGAACACGCCGCCGAACGCGCTCGGCGAGGGACGCTTCGCGGCGCAGGACTTCCTGCGCGAGATCCACGCGATGTCCGAGGCGTTCCAGACTCTGCGCATCGATGGCGTCGACTACCGGCAGCGCGCTATCGATGGCACTGCCGTCGTGCTCGACGATGCCGGCTACGCCGCGACGATCGCGCGGGGCGCGACCGGGGGGACGGCATCCGACGATGACTTCTCGGATGCCATCCGTCACCTCGCCCAGGTGCATCCTTCGCGCTACATCCGTCTCATCGACAACGTCGACGTGGTCGGTCTGCGCGACGTGCGCGTGCTGAGCGATCAGTCTGAGGCGTTGCGGTTCGTCGCATTCGTCGACCGCGTCTACGACGCGCAGCTGCCGATCGCCGCGACCGGCGTCTCGCTCGACGCCGTGTTCGCCGATGAGATGCTCTCGGGCGGTTACCGCAAGAAGTACCTGCGCGCGATCTCCCGACTCAACGCGCTCACGCACTCATTGCCTGACGCCGCGTAA